A region from the Brassica napus cultivar Da-Ae chromosome C8, Da-Ae, whole genome shotgun sequence genome encodes:
- the LOC106412536 gene encoding F-box/FBD/LRR-repeat protein At1g13780-like → MSGRDRISELPECLLTQILSYLPTNQSVQTSVLSKRWENLYLSVPGLDLNCSVIPYDADELLLSFIDKLLEFSPESVLFKVKVQCRDTMIDGFRDRIGMMIDRGTQHLDVVSSTHCLEDDNSLYPIVDMMPMNLYTSKTLVYLKLSSSGLMDPGLVSLPCLKFMHLEEVKWRVHLEKLLSGCPVLEELTLVRDLEDDYARRHDEFMAMRVRSQSLKSFRVLPLRNGYVGSIVNCTLEIDAPGLEYMSLGEDQFDSIVVKNLTSLIMVNLDIKFVVGFWVLFNTWDVSKSNEIRDFLNGISSVRHMIISAKTVQALDHYSKTGMIPKFNNLSRLEAVFHSKLLQFLPAFLECCPNLKHLVLKVVHSEVMKEGLELTDVPRCVSSTLECVEIQEKLQCEEGKMKATSYFLGNSAVLKKFILSPTAYDPRNVVESEIYDKVNKLTKRSTGCEIIIRAMEEVVII, encoded by the exons ATGTCTGGGCGAGACAGGATCAGCGAATTGCCGGAATGTTTGTTAACTCAAATACTCTCATACCTTCCGACAAATCAATCGGTGCAGACAAGTGTTTTGTCCAAGAGATGGGAGAATCTGTATCTAAGCGTTCCCGGTCTTGACTTAAATTGCTCTGTTATTCCTTATGATGCTGATGAACTGCTCTTAAGCTTCATTGACAAGCTTCTCGAGTTTAGCCCTGAGTCAGTTCTGTTTAAAGTCAAGGTTCAGTGCAGAGACACAATGATAGATGGGTTCAGGGATCGGATCGGTATGATGATTGACCGGGGGACACAGCATCTTGATGTTGTGAGCAGTACCCATTGTTTAGAGGACGACAATTCTCTCTATCCTATTGTTGATATGATGCCTATGAATCTCTACACGAGCAAGACATTGGTTTACTTAAAGCTCTCCTCTTCTGGTCTTATGGATCCTGGTTTGGTTTCCCTGCCTTGTCTTAAATTCATGCATCTTGAAGAAGTCAAATGGCGTGTGCATCTGGAGAAGCTTCTCTCAGGGTGTCCTGTTCTCGAGGAGCTGACTTTGGTGAGGGATCTGGAAGATGATTATGCACGTCGGCATGATGAGTTTATGGCTATGCGTGTGAGGTCTCAGAGCTTGAAGAGTTTTCGTGTGCTGCCGCTTAGGAATGGATATGTCGGTTCGATAGTGAATTGCACACTTGAGATTGATGCTCCAGGGCTAGAGTATATGAGTCTTGGAGAAGATCAATTTGATAGCATTGTGGTAAAGAACCTGACTTCTTTGATCATGGTTAACCTTGATATCAAGTTTGTTGTCGGATTCTGGGTGCTTTTTAATACTTGGGACGTATCAAAGAGCAATGAGATCCGTGATTTTCTCAATGGAATATCGAGTGTTAGACATATGATCATCTCTGCCAAAACAGTGCAGGCCCTTGATCATTACTCAAAAACAGGAATGATTCCAAAGTTCAACAACTTATCCCGTTTAGAAGCAGTGTTTCATAGCAAGTTATTGCAGTTTCTGCCAGCCTTTCTTGAGTGTTGCCCCAATCTGAAACACCTAGTCTTG AAGGTTGTTCATTCAGAGGTGATGAAGGAGGGGTTGGAACTCACAGATGTGCCACGGTGTGTGTCATCGACTCTTGAGTGTGTTGAGATACAAGAAAAATTACAATGCGAGGAAGGGAAGATGAAAGCAACCAGTTACTTTCTTGGAAACTCAGCAGTACTGAAGAAATTTATTCTGAGCCCCACAGCTTATGATCCTCGAAATGTTGTGGAATCAGAAATATACGACAAGGTTAATAAACTCACAAAACGTTCTACAGGATGTGAAATTATCATTCGAGCCATGGAGGAGGTCGTTATCATTTGA